Proteins encoded by one window of Bos javanicus breed banteng chromosome 22, ARS-OSU_banteng_1.0, whole genome shotgun sequence:
- the QARS1 gene encoding glutamine--tRNA ligase, with protein MAALDSLSLFTGLGLSEQKARETLKNTVLSAQLREAATQAQQTLGSSIDKATGTLLYGLASRLRDPRRLSFLVSYITSRKIHTETQLSAALEYVRSHPLDPINTEDFEQECGVGVVVTPEQIEEAVEAAINRHRAKLLVERYHFSMGLLMGEARAALKWADGKMIKHEVDMQVLHLLGPKTETDLEKKPKVAKARPEETDQRTAKDVVENGEAVVQTLSLMEQLRGEALKFHKPGENYKTPGYVTTPHTMDLLKQHLDITGGQVRTRFPPEPNGILHIGHAKAINFNFGYAKANNGICFLRFDDTNPEKEEAKFFTAIYDMVAWLGYTPYKVTYASDYFDQLYAWAVELIRRDQAYVCHQRGEELKGHNPLPSPWRDRPIEESLLLFEAMRKGKFAEGEATLRMKLVMEDGKMDPVAYRVKYTPHHRTGDTWCIYPTYDYTHCLCDSIEHITHSLCTKEFQARRSSYFWLCNALDVYCPVQWEYGRLNLHYAVVSKRKILQLVAAGAVRDWDDPRLFTLTALRRRGFPPEAINNFCARVGVTVAQTTMEPHLLEACVRDVLNDTAPRAMAVLEPLQVVITNFPATKALDIQVPNFPADETKGFHQVPFGSTVFIERMDFKEEPEPGYKRLAWGQPVGLRHTGYVIELQHVVKGPSGCVESLKVTCRRADAGEKPKAFIHWVSQPLTCEIRLYERLFQHKNPEDPAEVPGGFLSDLNPASLQVVEAALVDCSVALAKPFDKFQFERLGYFSVDPDSNQGQLVFNRTVTLKEDPGKV; from the exons ATGGCGGCTCTGGACTCCTTGTCGCTCTTCACTGGCCTCGGCCTGAGCGAGCAGAAGGCCCGCGAAACGCTCAAGAACACGGTTCTGAGCGCGCAGCTACGCGAGGCGGCGACCCAG GCGCAGCAGACTCTGGGCTCCTCCATCGACAAGGCTACCGGGACCCTGCTCTATGGATTGGCCTCCCGACTCCGGGATCCTCGGCGCCTTTCTTTCCTCGTGAGCTACATAACCAGTAGGAAGATCCACACTGAGACCCAGCTGAGCG CTGCCCTTGAGTATGTGCGGAGTCATCCCTTGGATCCCATCAACACTGAGGACTTCGAGCAGGAATGCGGTGTGGGCGTTGTGGTGACCCCAGAACAGATTGAAGAGGCC GTGGAGGCTGCCATAAATCGCCACCGAGCCAAGCTCCTGGTAGAGCGTTACCATTTCAGCATGGGGCTGCTGATGG GAGAGGCTCGGGCTGCACTCAAGTGGGCAGATGGCAAAATGATCAAGCATGAAGTAGACATGCAG GTCCTCCATCTTCTGGGTCCCAAGACAGAGACTGATCTGGAGAAGAAGCCCAAG GTGGCAAAGGCTCGGCCAGAAGAGACAGACCAAAGGACAGCAAAGGATGTGGTGGAGAATG GTGAGGCTGTTGTTCAGACCCTGTCTCTGATGGAGCAGCTCCGAGGCGAGGCACTTAAGTTCCACAAACCTG GTGAGAACTACAAGACCCCGGGCTATGTGACCACTCCTCATACCATGGATCTACTGAAGCAGCACCTGGACATCACCGGAGGACAG GTTCGTACCCGGTTCCCGCCAGAACCCAATGGAATCCTGCACATTGGACATGCCAAAGCAATCAATTTCAATTTTGGCTATGCCAAG GCCAACAATGGGATCTGTTTCCTGCGCTTTGATGACACCAACCCTGAGAAAGAGGAAGCAAAGTTCTTCACTGCCATATACGACATGGTGGCCTGGCTGG GTTACACCCCTTACAAGGTGACATATGCCTCCGATTATTTTGACCAGCTGTATGCCTGGGCTGTGGAGCTTATCCGCAG GGATCAGGCCTACGTGTGCCACCAGCGAGGAGAGGAGCTCAAAGGCCACAACCCACTGCCCTCACCCTGGAGAGACCGTCCCATAGAGGAGTCGCTGCTGCTCTTCGAG GCAATGCGCAAGGGCAAGTTTGCTGAGGGTGAGGCCACATTGCGGATGAAGCTGGTGATGGAGGATGGCAAGATGGACCCCGTGGCCTACCGCGTCAAGTACACGCCGCACCACCGCACAGGGGACACCTG GTGCATCTACCCCACCTATGACTACACGCACTGCCTCTGTGACTCCATCGAGCACATCACCCACTCACTCTGCACCAAGGAATTCCAGGCCCG ACGCTCCTCCTACTTCTGGCTGTGCAATGCGCTGGACGTCTACTGTCCCGTGCAGTGGGAGTACGGCCGCCTCAATCTGCACTATGCTGTCGTCTCCAAGAGGAAGATTCTCCAGCTTGTGGCGGCTGGCGCTGTGCG ggattgggacgatccccggCTCTTCACGCTCACAGCCTTACGACGCCGGGGCTTTCCGCCCGAGGCCATCAACAACTTCTGTGCTCGG GTGGGAGTGACAGTGGCACAGACCACAATGGAACCACATCTGCTAGAAGCCTGTGTGCGTGATGTGCTGAATGACACAGCCCCTCGGGCCATGGCTGTGCTGGAGCCGTTACAGGTGGTCATCACCAATTTTCCTGCCACCAAG GCCTTGGACATCCAGGTGCCCAACTTCCCAGCTGATGAGACCAAGGGCTTCCATCAGGTTCCTTTTGGATCCACTGTTTTCATTGAAAGGATGGACTTCAAAGAG GAGCCAGAGCCAGGCTATAAGCGCCTGGCATGGGGCCAGCCCGTGGGCCTGAGGCATACAGGCTACGTCATCGAGCTGCAGCATGTTGTCAAG GGCCCCAGTGGCTGTGTGGAAAGCCTCAAGGTGACCTGCAGGCGCGCAGATGCTGGTGAAAAGCCCAAGGCATTTATTCACTGGGTATCACAGCCTCTGACATGTGAGATCCGCCTCTATGAGCGACT ATTTCAGCACAAGAACCCCGAGGATCCTGCTGAGGTGCCTGGTGGATTCTTAAGTGACCTGAACCCG GCCTCGCTACAAGTGGTGGAGGCTGCATTAGTGGACTGTTCTGTGGCCCTGGCAAAGCCCTTCGACAAGTTCCAATTTGAGCGCCTTGGTTACTTTTCCGTGGATCCAGACAGCAACCAGGGACAG CTTGTCTTCAACCGAACCGTCACACTGAAGGAGGACCCAGGAAAAGTGTGA